A genomic window from Phoenix dactylifera cultivar Barhee BC4 chromosome 7, palm_55x_up_171113_PBpolish2nd_filt_p, whole genome shotgun sequence includes:
- the LOC103702350 gene encoding uncharacterized protein At3g52155, chloroplastic isoform X2, translating to MRAPLCCCGSSAISLPSFFLPSPFPRNPSPRPARSLSVSTAEPQASEEASAQPLHRRRLILLRHAESALGDRFTKDHGRPLSKLGRTDAISVSYKLQQMGWIPELILSSNATRTKETLQIMQEHAQGFSEAEVYFIPSFYSVAAMDGQTAEHLQKAICEYSRDEILTVMCMGHNRGWEEAASMFSGATVELKTSNAALLEATGKSWDEAFTLAGLGGWKLCGVVKPDSTL from the exons ATGAGAGCGCCTCTTTGCTGCTGTGGATCGTCCGCCATTTCCTtgccctccttcttcctccccagTCCGTTCCCCAGAAACCCTAGTCCTCGCCCCGCCCGATCCCTTTCCGTCTCCACTGCCGAGCCCCAGGCCTCCGAGGAGGCCTccgcccagcccctccaccgccgccgccttATCCTCCTCCGTCACGCAGAGAGCGCTCTCGGGGACCGCTTCACGAAAG ATCATGGTCGCCCATTGAGTAAACTTGGGCGGACTGATGCGATCAGTGTGTCTTACAAGCTTCAGCAGATGGGATGGATACCTGAGCTTATTCTATCCAG CAATGCCACTCGAACAAAGGAAACTCTGCAAATCATGCAAGAACATGCACAGGGGTTTTCTGAAGCAGAGGTATATTTTATACCAAGCTTCTACTCTGTTGCAGCAATGGATGGCCAGACTGCTGAACACCTTCAGAAGGCTATCTGTGAGTATTCAAGGGATGAAATCCTCACTGTGAT GTGCATGGGACATAATAGGGGTTGGGAGGAAGCGGCCTCAATGTTTTCTGGTGCTACAGTAGAATTGAAGACTTCCAATGCTGCCTTGCTTGAAGCTACTGGGAAATCATGGGATGAG GCCTTCACTTTGGCTGGCCTTGGAGGTTGGAAGCTCTGTGGAGTTGTGAAGCCTGATTCCACATTGTGA
- the LOC103702350 gene encoding uncharacterized protein At3g52155, chloroplastic isoform X1: MRAPLCCCGSSAISLPSFFLPSPFPRNPSPRPARSLSVSTAEPQASEEASAQPLHRRRLILLRHAESALGDRFTKGRDHGRPLSKLGRTDAISVSYKLQQMGWIPELILSSNATRTKETLQIMQEHAQGFSEAEVYFIPSFYSVAAMDGQTAEHLQKAICEYSRDEILTVMCMGHNRGWEEAASMFSGATVELKTSNAALLEATGKSWDEAFTLAGLGGWKLCGVVKPDSTL; this comes from the exons ATGAGAGCGCCTCTTTGCTGCTGTGGATCGTCCGCCATTTCCTtgccctccttcttcctccccagTCCGTTCCCCAGAAACCCTAGTCCTCGCCCCGCCCGATCCCTTTCCGTCTCCACTGCCGAGCCCCAGGCCTCCGAGGAGGCCTccgcccagcccctccaccgccgccgccttATCCTCCTCCGTCACGCAGAGAGCGCTCTCGGGGACCGCTTCACGAAAGGTAGGG ATCATGGTCGCCCATTGAGTAAACTTGGGCGGACTGATGCGATCAGTGTGTCTTACAAGCTTCAGCAGATGGGATGGATACCTGAGCTTATTCTATCCAG CAATGCCACTCGAACAAAGGAAACTCTGCAAATCATGCAAGAACATGCACAGGGGTTTTCTGAAGCAGAGGTATATTTTATACCAAGCTTCTACTCTGTTGCAGCAATGGATGGCCAGACTGCTGAACACCTTCAGAAGGCTATCTGTGAGTATTCAAGGGATGAAATCCTCACTGTGAT GTGCATGGGACATAATAGGGGTTGGGAGGAAGCGGCCTCAATGTTTTCTGGTGCTACAGTAGAATTGAAGACTTCCAATGCTGCCTTGCTTGAAGCTACTGGGAAATCATGGGATGAG GCCTTCACTTTGGCTGGCCTTGGAGGTTGGAAGCTCTGTGGAGTTGTGAAGCCTGATTCCACATTGTGA
- the LOC103702350 gene encoding uncharacterized protein At3g52155, chloroplastic isoform X3, which yields MRAPLCCCGSSAISLPSFFLPSPFPRNPSPRPARSLSVSTAEPQASEEASAQPLHRRRLILLRHAESALGDRFTKGRDHGRPLSKLGRTDAISVSYKLQQMGWIPELILSSNATRTKETLQIMQEHAQGFSEAEVYFIPSFYSVAAMDGQTAEHLQKAICEYSRDEILTVMCMGHNRGWEEAASMFSGATVELKTSNAALLEATGKSWDEYGPPCTI from the exons ATGAGAGCGCCTCTTTGCTGCTGTGGATCGTCCGCCATTTCCTtgccctccttcttcctccccagTCCGTTCCCCAGAAACCCTAGTCCTCGCCCCGCCCGATCCCTTTCCGTCTCCACTGCCGAGCCCCAGGCCTCCGAGGAGGCCTccgcccagcccctccaccgccgccgccttATCCTCCTCCGTCACGCAGAGAGCGCTCTCGGGGACCGCTTCACGAAAGGTAGGG ATCATGGTCGCCCATTGAGTAAACTTGGGCGGACTGATGCGATCAGTGTGTCTTACAAGCTTCAGCAGATGGGATGGATACCTGAGCTTATTCTATCCAG CAATGCCACTCGAACAAAGGAAACTCTGCAAATCATGCAAGAACATGCACAGGGGTTTTCTGAAGCAGAGGTATATTTTATACCAAGCTTCTACTCTGTTGCAGCAATGGATGGCCAGACTGCTGAACACCTTCAGAAGGCTATCTGTGAGTATTCAAGGGATGAAATCCTCACTGTGAT GTGCATGGGACATAATAGGGGTTGGGAGGAAGCGGCCTCAATGTTTTCTGGTGCTACAGTAGAATTGAAGACTTCCAATGCTGCCTTGCTTGAAGCTACTGGGAAATCATGGGATGAG TATGGTCCCCCTTGCACGATTTGA
- the LOC103702349 gene encoding transmembrane 9 superfamily member 12-like, translating to MAPELISKRPFSLIFPFFLLLITRPSNGFYLPGSYMHTYSQGESIPVKVNSLTSIETELPFSYYSLPYCPPSGGIKKSAENLGELLMGDQIDNSPYRFRVNINESLYLCTTKPLNEHEVKLLKQRSRDLYQVNMILDNLPVMRFTQQNGLTIQWTGFPVGYTPIGSNDDYIINHLKFKVLVHEYEGSGVEIISTGEEGMGVFSETDKKKMSGYEIVGFEVIPCSVKRDPETMSKHNMYDKIDSVNCPLELDKCQMIKEQERITFTYEVEFVKSDIRWPSRWDAYLKMEGAKVHWFSIMNSLMVIFFLAGIVFVIFLRTVRRDLTRYEELDKEAQVQMNEELSGWKLVVGDVFREPTCSKLLCVMVGDGVQITCMAVVTIVFAALGFMSPASRGMLLTGMILLYLFLGIFAGYVGVRLWSTIKGGSEGWRPVAWSIACFFPGIVFMILTFLNFLLWWNKSTGALPISLYFTLLSLWFCISVPLTLLGGFLGTRAEPIQFPVRTNQIPREIPARKYPSWLLVLGAGTLPFGTLFIELFFILSSIWLGRFYYVFGFLLIVLLLLVIVCAEVSVVLTYMHLCVEDWRWWWKAFFASGSVALYVFLYSINYLVFDLKSLSGPVSAMLYLGYSLIMAVAIMLSTGTIGFLVSFYFVHYLFSSVKID from the coding sequence ATGGCGCCGGAATTGATCTCGAAGAGGCCCTTTTCTTTGATCTTTCCCTTCTTTTTGCTTCTGATTACCCGCCCTTCCAATGGCTTCTATCTCCCTGGGAGTTATATGCACACCTACTCTCAAGGTGAATCTATCCCAGTCAAAGTGAATTCACTCACCTCTATTGAGACGGAGCTACCATTTAGCTACTATAGTCTTCCCTATTGCCCACCCTCGGGTGGTATCAAGAAGAGTGCAGAGAATCTGGGAGAGCTGCTCATGGGGGATCAGATCGACAACTCTCCGTACAGGTTCCGTGTGAATATCAACGAATCACTTTATCTTTGCACGACAAAGCCATTAAATGAGCATGAGGTGAAGCTGTTGAAGCAAAGATCTCGTGATCTCTATCAGGTGAACATGATTCTCGACAACTTGCCTGTAATGAGGTTCACTCAACAAAATGGTCTCACCATTCAGTGGACTGGTTTTCCGGTTGGATACACCCCCATTGGAAGCAATGATGACTATATCATCAATCACCTCAAGTTTAAGGTCTTGGTCCATGAGTATGAAGGGAGTGGTGTAGAAATCATTAGCACAGGGGAAGAGGGGATGGGGGTGTTCTCAGAGACTGATAAGAAGAAGATGTCTGGTTATGAGATAGTTGGGTTCGAAGTAATTCCATGCAGCGTTAAGCGTGACCCAGAAACCATGtccaagcataacatgtatgaCAAAATTGATTCTGTGAATTGCCCCCTGGAGCTCGACAAGTGTCAGATGATCAAGGAGCAGGAGAGGATCACATTCACCTATGAAGTAGAGTTTGTGAAGAGCGACATTAGATGGCCCTCACGGTGGGATGCCTATTTGAAGATGGAAGGTGCCAAGGTCCATTGGTTCTCGATCATGAACTCCTTGATGGTAATCTTCTTTTTGGCTGGAATAGTGTTTGTTATTTTCTTGAGAACTGTTCGAAGGGACTTGACGAGGTACGAGGAATTGGATAAAGAGGCCCAGGTTCAGATGAATGAGGAGCTCTCAGGCTGGAAACTTGTTGTGGGTGATGTGTTTAGAGAGCCAACTTGCTCTAAACTGCTTTGTGTAATGGTTGGAGATGGTGTTCAGATTACATGTATGGCAGTGGTGACAATTGTGTTTGCTGCTCTGGGGTTCATGTCTCCTGCATCACGGGGCATGCTCTTGACAGGGATGATACTCCTTTATCTCTTCCTTGGTATTTTTGCTGGGTATGTTGGTGTCCGGCTATGGAGTACCATTAAAGGTGGGTCTGAAGGTTGGAGGCCAGTTGCTTGGTCAATTGCATGCTTCTTTCCTGGGATCGTGTTTATGATTCTCACCTTCCTAAACTTTTTGCTCTGGTGGAACAAGAGCACAGGGGCTCTCCCAATCTCATTGTACTTCACTCTTCTATCTCTGTGGTTTTGCATCTCAGTGCCCCTCACTCTTTTAGGGGGTTTCTTAGGTACCCGAGCTGAACCCATACAATTCCCAGTCAGGACCAACCAAATTCCAAGGGAAATTCCAGCAAGGAAATACCCTTCATGGTTGCTTGTTCTTGGTGCTGGAACCCTTCCTTTTGGGACCCTCTTCATTGAGTTATTCTTTATCCTCTCCAGCATCTGGCTTGGGAGGTTCTATTATGTGTTTGGATTTCTACTCATCGTCCTCCTATTGCTTGTTATTGTCTGTGCCGAAGTGTCTGTGGTTCTGACTTACATGCATCTCTGTGTGGAAGACtggaggtggtggtggaaaGCATTCTTTGCTTCTGGTTCGGTCGCTCTTTATGTGTTCCTGTACTCCATCAACTACTTGGTGTTTGATCTTAAGAGCTTAAGTGGGCCTGTGTCAGCTATGCTCTACCTGGGGTATTCACTTATCATGGCTGTTGCTATCATGCTATCTACTGGCACCATTGGCTTCCTGGTGTCGTTCTACTTTGTTCACTACCTCTTCTCATCTGTGAAGATTGACTAG